One Verrucomicrobiota bacterium JB022 genomic window, GCAGGCGCGGGTTAACCAGGTAGAGCAGACCCGCTTGAGCCCCGCCGGTAAGCCAGCCGTGCCAAGGGGCCACCGTGGGCTCGCCGTCGCCCAGGTAACGTGTCTCCAGCCCCCGGCTCCAAGCCTCGACAAACCAGGCGCGCGAATCCCGCAGGCACTTCACGTCGCTGGGCTGGAGCAGGGTAGGGTCGCCGGAAAAAGCATCGCAACGGCTGCCGCGCGCGAGCTGGGCCAGGTGGCTGCGCAGGAGGCCCGTCGTGCCGCGATAGGAGGCCGTATTGGTCATGCCGATCAGCTTCCCGTGGTCGGCCACGCGATGCCATGGCACCCCGGCCTGATGCAATTGCCAGGTGCCGCGGTCGACAAAAAGGTCGAGGCTGCGCGTGGCGGCGGTCGCAGGCAGGTCGCCCAGATGAGGGTCGCCGGGGCAGAGCGCGTCGAATAGCTCCAGCAGGGCCGGATCGAGGGCCGGGGCGTGCGGCCAACCGTGCCGCTCGTGTTGCCGGTCGCGCGTAAAGCCATTTTGCCCGATCAGGCAGACGTCGGGGCAGGCCTGCCGCAGGCGGCGGATCATGGTGCGGAAGCGGTCGAGCCCCAGCCGGTAGGCCTCGCGCGGGCTGCGACTGCTCCCCGACACGTCGGCCCCCAGTCGGGCGTAGTCAAATTTGAAGCAGCGCACGCCCCAGTTGCTCGCCGCGTTGAGCAAGGCCTGCTCCAGCGCGTCCGCAAAAGGGCCCTCGATCAAGGAGTAATGCCAGTGGTCGGCGCTCAGGCTCTCCTGCCACTCGGGCACTTTGAGCCACGCCCCGCTGGTAGAAAACCAGAGCCCGGGCGTAAATCCCGCCTGCCGCACCTCCTGCAGAAAATCCTGCATCGGCGTGAGCCAGTAGAGCCGGTTGGCGTGCTCGAAGCCCAGCTCTTGATCGAACCAGAAGCCGTCGAGCGCAAACACCTCCATTTCGAGCCCCTGTGCCCGCCAGCTCTTGAGCGACTGCAGGGCCTGCCGCGCCAGCTCCTCGGTCAGCGCCACGCGGTCTCCCAACTCATCGTGGAAGCCCCAGGTGCTATAGATGCTGCGCCAACCTGCCATGCGCCCGCCAGCTTAGCCAGCGGTCATCCAAATGAAAGGGTAAATTACCTAGATAGCGGAAAATACGGAGGGAAACGCTAGGGGTGGGCGAAGCCGACGCACCGCGCGGTTGATTCCTGGATGAAAGCACCGCTATACCTAAGTCTTCATGAGCGACGTTCTGATCCTGAGCATGATCGTGATTCTTGTGGGAACCCAATTTCTATTGGGACGGCGGTCTGCTTTTAATCGACCTCCGCAGCTGAAAAACGGCAAACGCTGGTGCGCTCCGGAGCTTCTCTTGGCAGTCGTCGGGATCATCCGTGAGATCTTGCTGTGCTGCCTTGCGGTATGGGTGTTCTGGAATTACTTCCGGCCGGCGTGGAATCTGCCGTCATGGGGAAACCTGCTGGCTGCTGCTGCTCCGGTGTGTTGGTCGGGTTGGAAGATCCTGAACCTGCGCCGCGTCGGTTGGGACGACTCCGGCCTATATGAATCCAGTCTCCTCCGCACGCGGTTCGTAGAGTGGGCTCAAGTCCAGCGTCTGAGCTTCAGGCTCTGCTTCTACCAGATGCATTCATCTCAGGGGACGATTTCGGCCGATGCAGTGGACTGGAGCCAATGAATTGGTACAGGAAGCGGCGCAAAAAACCGGCCTCACGTGGAGCTAGCCTCGCCTGCCATCCTCACAACTCCTGCGGGTCGATTCCGCGCTTGAAGAGGTCGGCTTCGGGGAGGGCAAGGCGTTCGTCGCGGAGCTGGAGCTGCTTGAGGCGGTCCTTGTCGGCGAGCCAGTCGGCCCCGTCGAAGAAGTAGGCGCCGCGCGTGCCCTGGCTCTTGTAGGCGCTCTTCTGGCGGTAGGCCGTGCCGAGATAGACGTAAGGGACGGCTTGCTCCTGGGCCCATTCCAGCGTGCGGCCCATCAACCATTTGCCCAGCGAAAGCTCCGTGACCACCGCGCTGTCGTAAAACGAATACCAGTAGTGCACCCCCTGCGACCACGCCACGAGCAGCGCGTAGGCCACCACCTTGCCCTCCAGCCGCACCTCCGCGATCCGGTTCAGGTAAGGCTTGGCGAGGATGTAGCGCAGACGCTCGGGCGTGAGGTAGGCCTGGTCGAAACGCTGATCGATCCACTGCAACGCGTCGACCTCCAGTTGCACCTGGTGGGCGGCCAAGTAGGCGTCCTTTTCGTGCAGCGAGAATACCGGGCCTAGCTCGTCGAGCCGCCGCTGGTGGTAGCGTCGCTTCTTGTCGAAGCCAAATTCAGCGGTATTTACCCGCAGGCTCCGGCACTTGTAAAAGAGGTGGCGAGGCTCACCCGGGTCGCCCGAATAGGGCAGGTAGCCGCGCGCATAGATCGGCTCAAGATCGTCCCCCGGCTCCCATTGCGCATATTCGCAGTAGCCGAAGGAGTAGGTCGCGTAGTTGTTGACGAATTCAGACGCAAAAAACCGCACCTCCTCAGCATACCCGCTGCACCTTCCAGCAAAAGCGCGAAACGCTGACGTAGTGCAAGCTGCTTGTTATCAATCACAAAAGACTGGCCGCCACCTATCGGATCCTGCTCGCTCAAAGCCACGATGCAAAAAGAAAGCACCGCTGGCGGGCGGTGCTTGAAAGGGAAAGGCGCGAACTTGACTCGCTTAAGCTTCGAGGGGAGCCCAGGCAAAGGCGTCGTCCTTTTGCTTCACGCGGCCCAGACCCGGGTAGGGGAAGTGGGTGCCGAAGACGGGCATGCCGGTTTCGGCCAGCTGGTGCAACGTCTCGTAGCGGGTCTCGATGGCCTCTTCGTGGTCGAGGTCGAGGAGGAAGTCCCAGTGCGGGTTGGCCAGGTAAATGTGCTGGTGCAGCGTGAGGTCCGACAGGTGGAAGAGCACGGGCTTGCCATTCACCTTCAGTTGCACGGCGCAGTGGCCGGGCGTGTGGCCGGGCAGGGGCACCAGTTGCATGCCGGGCAGGGCTTCGTCCCACGAGCGGCAGATCACGAGGTTGCCTTCGATGGCTTGCCAGATCTCGCTCAAAGCGTCGATCGTCACCTGCTGGTCGGCCGCGACGTGCTCCTGGGCGATCAGCTCTTGCCAGTGGGCGGCTTCGGCTTCGTGCAGGAACACCGTGGCATGGGGGAAGAGCGCGCGGCCTTCGCCGTCTACCAAGCCACCCGTATGGTCGAGGTGGGCGTGGGTGAGGATCAGCTTGGTGACCTGCTGGGGCTGGAAGCCAGCCGAGCGCAGGCTCTTGACCAGGTGGCCGGCCAGCGGGTAGGCGGTGCGGTCGCGGCCACAGCCGGCGTCGACCAATACCAGGTCGTCTGCGGTCTGGATCAGCAGGGCGAGCACCGGCAGGCGCAGCGTGTCGCCAGCCTGGTCGATCTCGGCCAGGGCATCCTGGACCTCTTCGCTACTGGCGGTACGGGGGGCGATGAAGCTATTCACCGGCACCTCCATCCAGCCGTCGTGCAAAGCCCACACCTTCCAGCCGGCGGACTTCACCGGCAAGTTGAGTTCGCGGGCGGTCGGGACTACGGAAGGTAAAGTGGTGATGGACATGGAAGACATTTTAGTGGCGATTTGTAATTCGTAAATAGTAATCGGCGAATCCAATGAGATTGTCGAGAATAAACGACAAATATTTCGCAAATTATTTTACGCAAGTCGTGAGAGGCGGGCGGGGCTTGCCAAGCGCGTGGGCTGCCGACTACAAACAGGCACGCAACGTGATTGGGTTTGCCGCGTCCCCGGGAAATCCTCAACCTCTCCCCTCACTGTTACCATGCCGAAAGAGAATGATGATACACGCGGCTACCTGATCACCTTCGAAGGCTCGGAGGGCAGCGGGAAGTCGACCCAGATCAGCCGCATTGCCAACCGCTTCGAAGATGCGGGCTACGAAGTCGTGGTGACGCGCGAGCCAGGCGGCACGCGCATCGGCGAAGAGATTCGCCAGATCCTGATGCACAACGATTCGTCGTCGAACATGACGCCGGAGGCCGAGCTGCTGCTCTTTGCCGCCAGCCGGGCCCAGCTCGTGCGCGAGCTGATCACCCCCGCGCTCGAGCGCGGCTGCATCGTCTTGTGCGACCGCTTCATGGATTCGACGACCGTCTATCAAGGCATCGCTCGCCAGATCGCCTCGGAGCCGGTGAAGCTGATCAACGAATTTGCGGTGGGCGATGTGGAGCCCGACGTGACGGTGGTGATCGATGTGCCGGCCGAGCTGGGCTTCGAACGCATCAAGTCGCGCGTCAGCGACCTCTCCGACCGCATGGAGCAGGAAAACATCGAGTTTTACCAGAAGGTGCGCAACGGCTACCTGATGCTCGCCAAGGCCATGCCTGAGCGCTTCATCATCGTCGACGGCCAGCCCCAGCGCGCGGAAGTCGAGGAAACCATCTGGCGCGCCCTCCGCGACCGCGTGGTGTAGACGACGATGGCCCTCTCCAGCGCTCTCCCTCCCGCCTTGCGGCAGACGCGCCCGGTCCAGGTGCTGGAGCGCCTGCATGCCCGGCGGCGCCTGCCCCACGCCATGCTCCTGCACGGGGATTCCATGCCCGCGCTGGTGGAGCTGGCCCAGGCGCTGGCGGCCGAGCTGCTGAAGACGACCCCCGCCAAGGCCGAGACGCACCCAGACTGTTTTGTGCTGCGCCCCGCCCGTCGGGGCCGCCAGATCCGCATTGTGGACGACAAGGGCAAGGCCAGCCCCAACACCATGCGTTGGATGTTGCAGCAGCTCATGCAAAGCTCCAGCGCGGGCGGCAGCAAGGTGGGCATCGTCTACGAGGCCGACCGGCTCAACCGCTCGGCCGAAAACGCCTTTCTCAAGACGCTGGAAGAGCCGCCCCGCGAGACGCACCTGTTGCTTGTGACGACGCGGCCTTACGAGCTGCTGCCCACCACGCGCAGCCGCTGCTTCCAGTTTCGCGTGCCGCTGGCAGACAAGCCGATCGCGCACGAAGGCTGGCGCCAATGGATCGCCGATTACCAGCGTTGGCTCGACAAGGCCCGCAGCGTGGCGGGCGATGCGGGCGCGCGGGCCGACGTGATCATGCTCACCTACGGCCTCATCTCGCGCTTCACCGCACTGCTCGACGAGATCGTGGGCGGTTCGTGGAAGGCCGAGCGCGACAACATCTCCGAAGAGTGGAGCGACGAAGAGATCGAGGCGCAGGAAGTTGGCCTCAAGCGGGGGATGCGCGTGCGCCTGTGGCAGGAGATCGAGCTGGCTACGCGCGACCACGTGCTGACCCAATCGTTTGATCGCGCGGCGGCCCAGAGTCTCGGCCAGGCCGTCGAAACCCTGGAGGAGATGGATTTTCTGACCGGCGTCTTCAACCTCAACGACGAGGTGGCGCTGGAGCAGTATTTCCTCCGTTCGCTCCGCATCTGGGCGATGGCCCAGTAACCTCTATTTTTACCGACCATGACCCACCACGAACTCGAAGAGGGCAGCGTCGAAGCGCTCGACTTTACCAAGCTCAACCAGATCGGCCAGCAAGGGCTGCATGTGATCCCCGCCGTGGCGCAGGAAGTCGAGACGGGCGATGTCGTCATGCTCGGCTATGTCAACCGCGAGGCCCTCGAAGCCGCCCAACGCGAGCGCAAGGCCGTCTTCTGGAGCACCAGCCGCAACGAGCTATGGATCAAGGGGTTGACCAGCGGCAACTACCTTGAGCTGGAAGACATCCGCGTCAACTGCGAGCAGAACAGCATTCTTTACCGCGTGCGCCTGCGGGGCGACGGAGCCTGCCACACCCTCGTGGCCGGGCAAAAAAAACGTCACCGCCGCAGTTGCTACTACCGTAGGCTGGGCGATGACGGAAAATTGGAAATGATCGAGGAGTAGCTACTCCGTTTCCTCGATGATGTAAGTCAGGCTGGTTCCCAGCTTCTGGAAAATACCGGTGCTGAGATCCCCGTCGTCCAGGAGTTGATCGATTTTTACCTGGAATTCCTCGCTTATGGTGGGATCCGTAATGGCCAGGGCGGCGTGGATGCCGTTCTGGTCCAGTTGCCAGTCCCAGTTGCCACCGATCTTGGTGGTGCCGGTGAAGCTGTCGCTCACGAAGTAGCCTTCCATCCCCGTGGGAGTGACGCCCGGAGTCGTGTCGTCCGGCCAGCCACGGTTGTCAAAGGCGTAGTGTTCGAAAAGGCCGACAAAGGTGCGGAATTCCTTGGCCGTCGTCGATGCGTGGGTCGTGGCACGCAGGGCACGGAAGGTGGGCACCGCGATCGCGGCCAGCAGGCCGATGATCACGACCACCACCATCAGCTCGAGCAGCGTAAAGCCTGAGCGTTGGCTCCGTGTGTTCATGAGAAGATGAATATAATGATCGGGATGAAATGTGCCCTTATAAGAGGACACCCTGAAGCCAATCACTTACGGACATCTTGGGCAATGTTTAACTTGGGCACCCTTTTTAAGTGTCAATAGGGTAATAACATTGAAAATCGCCCGGGATGAAAGGTTCTGCATGTGATCGACTTCACTGCAGATAATACGTAATTACTGTAGTTAGTTCAACTCGATTTCATCTTCTCTTGTTCGCCCTTGCAGTAAGCGCTTTACCTCTCGGCGTTTAGCTTCACGGCCGAGGTAGTCAATTAGTATATCAAACCGTTTGCCTACCTCCAGGGCGTTTAACACTAGCTGGCGCAAAAATGGGTCGGGGCAGAAGTTGGCGGCGGCCAGATCTGCAAAGGTTGCCGGGTCGTCGACATGGCTCAGGCACTCCAGAAACTCTTCCGGCGCCTCTTCGCACAGGGCGGGCTCGGCGCGGATGATCTGGGCGGTGCGATCCTGCATCTGGCGGGCGGCCTGCAGCGTCACCGCGTATTCGCTGACGAGGGGCGAGACCCGCGCCACGCGGTAGGGCTGTTCGCGCACGATGCCCTCGATCTTGATGCGGGTGATGCCGTGCAGCACGAGGTTGGAGGTGCCGTCGGGCTGCAGGTAGCTGGCGCGGATGAGGCCTGCCGTGCCCACTTGCTCCATCGGTTCCGGCTCGGCGGCGCCTTGCCCCTCCGGCCGTTCCTGGACGATGGCGAAGATGCGGTTGGTTTCGAGCACGTCGCGCAGCATTTCGCGGTAGCGCGGCTCGAAAATATGGAGCGGCATTACGGCACGCGGAAACAGCACCTGCGACGACAGCGTCATCACGGGCATCTCTTCCGGCAGCTTCCCATCAAAGTCCATTCTGCAGCTTAGCGCGGTTAAGGCCTCATGCAACGGGCCGGGGCTATTTTCCCGCCCGCCGCATGCCTTGGGGCTCTACTCAAGCCACTGCCACACCTGCAGTTTTTTGGGGTCGGGGTCGGGCGTCTCCGCAAAGTAGACGGCCAAGCGCAGGGCGCCCAGGCGGTCGGCGGGCGTTTTGGGCCGCAGTTTGCGCAGGTCGTCGAACAACGTTTCCGGGGAGCGCCCCTGCAGCTCGTCGATGTTCCAGAAGCCCAGGTCGATCAAGTCTCGGGTGGCCGCGATGGGCATTCCCGGGATGCGCGAGAGGGGAGACTTGAGAGCCTCGTGATCCGTTTCCTTCTTCTTGCGCGGCGTGGGCGCGGCAAAAAAATCGTCCATCGCCTATTTACGGATGATCCGGTCGAAGGTGTCACCACGGAAAAAGTGCCGCGGGCCGTCGCTGAGCAGGAAATCATGCGGGAAGCCCAGCTCGATGGCACTCACCTGGTCCAGCCGCTCGACCTGTTCGGGCGAAAGCTCCCAATCGACGCAGGCGATGTTATCCTTCAGCTGGTCGAGCTTGCGCGCTCCGACGATGGGGAGGGCACCCTTGGCGCGCAGCCAGTTGAGGGCGACCTGCGCAGGACTGTGACCCGCCTCCTTCGCCACCGCGATCAGCTCATCGGCGATCTTCAGGTTGCGGTCGTTGAAGCGCTTGTCGTCGCCCCGGGTGGTGTCGACCTTGCCCTTGTTCTGGCTTGAGAACTTGCCGCTGAGCACGCCGGCCCCGAGCGGCGACCATGCGCAGACGGTCAGGCCCAGGTGGTCGGCCATCGGCGTAAGATCGCGCTCCACCGTGCGCTCGACCAGGCTGTATTCGATCTGCAGGCCAGCAAACGGCGTCCAGTCCTTCAACTCGGCCAGCGTATTGGCGCGGGCCACCAGCCATGCCGGCATGTCCGACACCCCGACGTGTAGCACCTTGCCTTGGCGCACCAGGTCATCCAGCGAGCGCATCACTTCGTCGATCGGGGTGATGAAATCCCACGCGTGCAGCCACAGCACATCAAGGTGATCGGTCTGCAGGCGCTTCAAACTACCTTCAACGGACTGGCGCAGGTTTTTGCGGTGGTTGCCCCCACTGTTGGGGTCGTCCTGCCGCTTCATGAACGTATATTTGGTCGCGATGACAAAGCGGTCGCGCTCTTTCTTCGCAAACTCGCCCACAAACTTCTCGCTCGTGCCGCCGGTGTAGCCATCGGCCGTGTCGATAAAGTTGCCGCCCGCATCCACGAACGCATCCCATTGCTGCTGCGACACCTTTTTGTCGGCGCCGAAGCCCCAGTCTTCCCCAAAAGTCATGGTGCCGAGCGACAGCTCCGACACGCGCAAGCCTGTATTGCCAAGTAGTCGATAACGCATGCCTGCACTGATACCACGCCTAGCGGCAGCCGCAAGCGGGTGGGGGAGGGAGAGCGGAAAGGCCAAGGATTTTTTCCCTTGCCTCGCTGGTGATGTGCAGGAACGTTATTTTGCGGTTGCCGTAGATGACGGAATATCAGAAGCTGTTTGGTAGTGATGAAATTATCTTCTATGTCCTGTCTCGCCCTGGCTTTGGCAGTCTCCGTGAATGGAGCTGTCGGTCTGGATGTCTCCGATATCATGTTTGTGGGCTACTCTTCGGATGGCGACACCGACGACTTTTCCTTCGTTTTGTTCGAGGATTTGACGGCGGGGACCGAGATTCGCTTTACCGATCACGCCTGGAACGGCACCGCGTTCGATACCAGCAATATCAACTCGGACGGTGAAATCGTCTGGACGGCCGACAGCGCCCTCGGCGCGGGTAGCGTGGTGCGCATTTCCATGACCACCGAACAGAATACCACTGCCACGTTCGGTTCCGTTTCCGGTTCGTTCGGTTCGTCGAATCTGTCGGGCGCCGGCGATGTATTCTTCGCCTTCCAAGGCTCCCTGACCTCCCCCAGCTTCATCCATGGTTTAAACTATCGGGGCGCTTACAACACGCCTGCCGTCGGGAGCGGTTTCGACTCGCTCTTGCCCGACGCCCTGGATGTGCCCAATGGTAACATTCTGGTGAGATCGGGAAGCTCCCCGGACAACGGTGAGTATACGATTGACCGGGAGCTGGCGGATTTCGCGGACAACAAGGCGCTGATCTCCGACCGCAACAACTGGTTCGTCTCGGATGATGATTTCGAGCTGGCTTACCTCACGATCCCCGGCCCCGAGGATCCTGGCCCGGTGGTCCCGGAGCCTGAGACCTATAGCCTGATCCTCGGCGCCGCCGCCTTCCTCGGCTTGGCATTCCGCCGCTTCCGCCGCGCGTAGGCATACTTCGAGACGCTTTTTGATGGAGGCCATCGCTCACTCGTAGCGATGGCCTTTTCGTTTGAATCATGTCGGAGGCTCATCGTGCCGGGCTGCTGCCTGCGCCGAAGGCGGAATGAGAGGACGGCGGCAAAGGCTCGTTCCTGCCCGTGACCTGAAACGCCTGGCAATCGGGATCGAGTGCCTTGAAGTGAAAGAAGGTGGATACCTTTGGGGAATCGAGGCCGCCTCGGATTTGGCCGTGCAGCAGCGCGGCTCGCGAAATGTCCCCCTCTCTCTTGCCGGAAAACCTGCCATCTTGAAGCGAGGCGATGGATAGACGGTAGTCTGCGCCTTCTTGGCCATCCTTTACTTCGCTGACTCGGCAGCTGTAGATGCGGATGGTCTCGTCTGATGCCTCGGCTGCCATGACAAAAGTCTGTCCTAACTGAATTTCGCCACTTACGCTTTCGCCGAGCGAGACCACGGAAATGCCCGCCGCTGCTAGCGTCTGACGGTTCATCCAGCTGGAAGGCGTGTCATCTTCTCCCAGAAGCTGATTTGCGACCTCCTCGAAGCGCTCGGCCTGTTTCTGGTCCCAATACGGGGAGTCAAGGTAGGAGCGAAGCAAGAGGGATCGTATCTTGTCTTGCGACCACTCAGGGTGCGCATGGACGATCAGCGGCAGATAATCGACCTTCAGCGATTTGCCCGCATCATGAAGATCTAGCGCTTGCGCGATGAACGCCTGCCGTTGCTCCGGAGACCACCAGGTTTCCAAAGCGAAAAGGATGTCCAGCGGCTGGTCCGTCTCGAACGCCCTTTGGGTTGCAGCCCGGTACTCGTCGTCCCCCATCGTATGTTGGTGGAAAATGAAAAATTCACGCGGCTGGGGATTCGTTTCGGCTGAGGATTGCTCATGAATCCCCCAGGGGTGGACTGGTTCTGGGGCCTGCCAGCGGATGACCAGCTGTTCGTGGGGGCCTCGATTGAGTTGCAGGATCGTGTAAGCAGGGGCCTCGTCTAAATAAACCTCGATGGCCCAATCTTCCTCCAGGGCTTGCCTGACCTGCGCGAGCGGTTGGCTGCTATCGGCCGGGACTGTAAAACGCCAGGTGGAGACGTCGTGGCGAAAGAGCGCCGGCCCGCTATAGAGCAACTCCGGTTCAAAGGCGGCCAACGAGGCCGGAAGTTGAAAGGGAGTGTGCGACGGGTAGAAAAAGGCGGGTAGGGCCTGCTCAAGGTCGAAACCTGCTTCGGTTTCGCGAAACGCCCGTGCGACAATAGAGCCTGCGATTTCGTCCGCGATCTTTCTCTCAAAAGCGGAGCCCAAGGTCAGTCCTATGTGTTCCGCTTGCACTCTAACCACCCCCGTTACGCTATCTTGCGAGGCTAGCGGGAAGCGCTGAAAAAGGGTCGGATATTCGGGATTCTGGAACGCAGGCCCCATTCCGTAGCGAACCTCCACCGTCTGGGCACGCTTCGGCGGCAGATTGTGCGAACGCTCATGCTGCAGTAATTCGATGAAGAGCCAGAGATCGGGCGGGAGCGCGCTTGCCTCCGTCGCCAGAATTACCGATTCGACCTGCGGATGCTCTTTGAGGTGCTCCGCTGTCGCGCGGACAACTTCCTCGGCGAGGAGGGAGCCGCCGCCGCCCACCCATACACGTAGCGGGCGTCGCAGTTGCTGCTGATCGTAGCTCGGGTCCAGCCTCTGGCAAGAGCTTTGGGTGGCCAGTGTATGGGCTCCTGCCTGGAAGCTGAAGGGAAGAAGCCTGCCATGCCCAGCTGCTTCGATCAAAATTGCCGCCAGCAGTGCAATCCCGAGCGCGGAGCCAATGGCCACCCATATCTTTTGTATCTTCGTCACCCCAAGGAGGCTATCGTTTAGAATCGTAAGCACAAGCTTCTTGTTGTGGGTGAGGTTTAAGGCTGTTGCGGTCAGCGTCTGTCGATTCAGTTTGCCTGCTTTGCAAACTTTAGAAAAGATAGAAAAGCATGCACAACTACCCTCACATCGTGTCGGTCCCCGGGGTGATGCAGGGAAAGCCTTGTATCAAGGGAACTCGCATTACGGTTGCCAACATCGTGCGCCAGATTGGCGATGGGCGTTCGGTAGAAGCAATCTGCGCCGATTACCCCCAGCTTGCTCCTGAAGCTATTCGCGAAGCTCTCTTGTTCTCTTCAGAGTTGGCCAGCTTCGAGACATACGAGCTTGTCAGCTAATGCGAATCGTGCTCGACGAGAATCTACCTTCTTCCTGGAAGGCGGAACTGGCACAGGAAGGGCACGAGGCTTGGCACTGGCTGGAGTTGGGCAAGGGCGGAACTCCAGATGAAATTGTTTTTGAAAAGGCAGCCCAACTGGAGGCGGTTCTACTGACTCAAGACCTTGATTTTGGAGAGATACTTGCCCGTACGGGTAACCAAACTCCAAGTGTGATCCAGTTGAGGGTGGAATCGCCGATTCCGCAAATCTGCGGGCGGGACATTCGGCAAGTTCTGCGAGAACAGGGCCGTGCATTGGCTGCAGGCTGCTTGATTACCTACGACGGCAAACGACACCGCATCCGCCTCCTCCCACTGTGACACCCCTTGCGCACTCCTTGTCTCAAGTGAGACATGAGGTGGGACATTGATGAGGGTTTGGCACACTTTGGATTGGGCAAATAGCGTAGTTTTTGACGTTTAAGCTGTTGTTATATATTAACTTGTGAGAAATGTTTCCGTTTGGGCCTCCAGCCTGCTGGAAGGGGAGGCAAATGAGCAAGATTATCGGCATTGACCTGGGGACGACCAATTCGTGCATGGCCGTAATGGAAGGCGGCGAGCCGGTGGTCATCCCGAATAGCGAGGGAGCGCGCACTACGCCCTCCGTCGTGGCATTTTCTAAAAACGGGGAGCGTCTGGTCGGCCAGGCCGCGAAGCGCCAAGCCGTCACGAACCCCACCAACACGATCTTCTCGGCCAAGCGCCTGATCGGTCGCAAGTATACCGAGAGCCAGGAAGAAGTCCGCAACCTCCCCTACA contains:
- a CDS encoding GNAT family N-acetyltransferase, which produces MRFFASEFVNNYATYSFGYCEYAQWEPGDDLEPIYARGYLPYSGDPGEPRHLFYKCRSLRVNTAEFGFDKKRRYHQRRLDELGPVFSLHEKDAYLAAHQVQLEVDALQWIDQRFDQAYLTPERLRYILAKPYLNRIAEVRLEGKVVAYALLVAWSQGVHYWYSFYDSAVVTELSLGKWLMGRTLEWAQEQAVPYVYLGTAYRQKSAYKSQGTRGAYFFDGADWLADKDRLKQLQLRDERLALPEADLFKRGIDPQEL
- a CDS encoding MBL fold metallo-hydrolase, which encodes MSSMSITTLPSVVPTARELNLPVKSAGWKVWALHDGWMEVPVNSFIAPRTASSEEVQDALAEIDQAGDTLRLPVLALLIQTADDLVLVDAGCGRDRTAYPLAGHLVKSLRSAGFQPQQVTKLILTHAHLDHTGGLVDGEGRALFPHATVFLHEAEAAHWQELIAQEHVAADQQVTIDALSEIWQAIEGNLVICRSWDEALPGMQLVPLPGHTPGHCAVQLKVNGKPVLFHLSDLTLHQHIYLANPHWDFLLDLDHEEAIETRYETLHQLAETGMPVFGTHFPYPGLGRVKQKDDAFAWAPLEA
- the tmk gene encoding dTMP kinase, which encodes MPKENDDTRGYLITFEGSEGSGKSTQISRIANRFEDAGYEVVVTREPGGTRIGEEIRQILMHNDSSSNMTPEAELLLFAASRAQLVRELITPALERGCIVLCDRFMDSTTVYQGIARQIASEPVKLINEFAVGDVEPDVTVVIDVPAELGFERIKSRVSDLSDRMEQENIEFYQKVRNGYLMLAKAMPERFIIVDGQPQRAEVEETIWRALRDRVV
- a CDS encoding DNA polymerase III subunit gamma/tau, translating into MALSSALPPALRQTRPVQVLERLHARRRLPHAMLLHGDSMPALVELAQALAAELLKTTPAKAETHPDCFVLRPARRGRQIRIVDDKGKASPNTMRWMLQQLMQSSSAGGSKVGIVYEADRLNRSAENAFLKTLEEPPRETHLLLVTTRPYELLPTTRSRCFQFRVPLADKPIAHEGWRQWIADYQRWLDKARSVAGDAGARADVIMLTYGLISRFTALLDEIVGGSWKAERDNISEEWSDEEIEAQEVGLKRGMRVRLWQEIELATRDHVLTQSFDRAAAQSLGQAVETLEEMDFLTGVFNLNDEVALEQYFLRSLRIWAMAQ
- a CDS encoding phosphoribosyl-AMP cyclohydrolase codes for the protein MTHHELEEGSVEALDFTKLNQIGQQGLHVIPAVAQEVETGDVVMLGYVNREALEAAQRERKAVFWSTSRNELWIKGLTSGNYLELEDIRVNCEQNSILYRVRLRGDGACHTLVAGQKKRHRRSCYYRRLGDDGKLEMIEE
- a CDS encoding prepilin-type N-terminal cleavage/methylation domain-containing protein, which encodes MNTRSQRSGFTLLELMVVVVIIGLLAAIAVPTFRALRATTHASTTAKEFRTFVGLFEHYAFDNRGWPDDTTPGVTPTGMEGYFVSDSFTGTTKIGGNWDWQLDQNGIHAALAITDPTISEEFQVKIDQLLDDGDLSTGIFQKLGTSLTYIIEETE
- a CDS encoding LON peptidase substrate-binding domain-containing protein, translating into MDFDGKLPEEMPVMTLSSQVLFPRAVMPLHIFEPRYREMLRDVLETNRIFAIVQERPEGQGAAEPEPMEQVGTAGLIRASYLQPDGTSNLVLHGITRIKIEGIVREQPYRVARVSPLVSEYAVTLQAARQMQDRTAQIIRAEPALCEEAPEEFLECLSHVDDPATFADLAAANFCPDPFLRQLVLNALEVGKRFDILIDYLGREAKRREVKRLLQGRTREDEIELN
- a CDS encoding helix-hairpin-helix domain-containing protein is translated as MDDFFAAPTPRKKKETDHEALKSPLSRIPGMPIAATRDLIDLGFWNIDELQGRSPETLFDDLRKLRPKTPADRLGALRLAVYFAETPDPDPKKLQVWQWLE
- a CDS encoding aldo/keto reductase translates to MRYRLLGNTGLRVSELSLGTMTFGEDWGFGADKKVSQQQWDAFVDAGGNFIDTADGYTGGTSEKFVGEFAKKERDRFVIATKYTFMKRQDDPNSGGNHRKNLRQSVEGSLKRLQTDHLDVLWLHAWDFITPIDEVMRSLDDLVRQGKVLHVGVSDMPAWLVARANTLAELKDWTPFAGLQIEYSLVERTVERDLTPMADHLGLTVCAWSPLGAGVLSGKFSSQNKGKVDTTRGDDKRFNDRNLKIADELIAVAKEAGHSPAQVALNWLRAKGALPIVGARKLDQLKDNIACVDWELSPEQVERLDQVSAIELGFPHDFLLSDGPRHFFRGDTFDRIIRK